One segment of Coffea arabica cultivar ET-39 chromosome 7c, Coffea Arabica ET-39 HiFi, whole genome shotgun sequence DNA contains the following:
- the LOC140010587 gene encoding uncharacterized protein, producing MVRTGLGIVARNWRGELVKARGIGGRRRGEAATEESLAIKSALEMVQVAGWTNIEVQSNCKNVVSSINAGNVQDCKIQTILEDIEALKNSFDSCLVSFAPRTTNGCSHAMAQFAAKSIRDIDWETSFPTWLANLARKDMGVVTPFCN from the coding sequence ATGGTCAGGACCGGACTAGGGATAGTTGCAAGGAACTGGCGTGGGGAACTAGTGAAAGCTCGAGGAATCGGTGGAAGGAGAAGAGGGGAAGCCGCCACAGAGGAATCATTAGCGATCAAAAGTGCGTTGGAAATGGTTCAAGTTGCAGGTTGGACAAATATAGAAGTCCAGTCTAACTGCAAAAATGTAGTGAGCTCTATCAATGCGGGTAATGTTCAGGATTGTAAGATACAAACAATCCTAGAAGACATTGAGGCCCTAAAGAATAGCTTTGACAGCTGCCTAGTCTCTTTTGCTCCTAGAACTACGAATGGTTGTAGTCATGCAATGGCTCAATTTGCAGCCAAGTCAATTAGAGACATTGATTGGGAAACCTCATTCCCAACATGGCTAGCAAACTTAGCTAGGAAAGATATGGGGGTAGTTACCCCTTTTTGTAATTAA